ACCTAATGCTATTCTTCACCATCATCAGTCCTTTCATCATCCACCAATTAATTAGCTTTGAAATATACTTTGCTCTGATCTCATGGCAATTGACGATGTCGCCACCCTCGATGCCTCGAAGGAGAATTGGACTATTGTGGCAAAGGTTATTCGTTTATGGCAtagtccgagcttatatggctcaaagcttccattttccatggacatgattcttatggatgacaaggtatatCACTTTTTATTATAATCACCATGttttaagttaatttttttgaaatggttGGTAAATCTCTTATGTTCTCTTATTGTTAAATTTCAGGGTCATAAGATTCACGCTTCGGTAAGAAAGACTCTTATATACCGATTCCAATCTTTGCTAAGTGAAGGTCGGGTATATCATATTTCATTttttggtgttggtgaaagcggTCGTGACTTCCGTCCAACCTCGCATCCATGGAAAATCAACTTTGACATTCATACTTCTGTGAGATTGGTTCCCAACAAGGCGATAAATTTAAGCCCTTATTCTTTTGTGCCACTCTCTGATATAATTTCTAAGGACCTTGATACATCTTTTCTTATAGGTATATACTCTTTTCAAATCTTTTTGCTTTTAAATCACTACTCTAAAATTTGGATTAATGTTTTTTTGATTGAGCAGATGTAAAAATTCCCACTGGTGCAACTGGTGGGCAAGAATTTGAGAAAGACGGGGAAAAACATAAGAGAATTACTATTCAACTTGACCAAGATGGGTACACTCTTGACTTTAAATTTTATTCacattttttcattatttattattattaaatcatttttattttttcctaaATTTTTAAATAGGGATAGGGTTGAATGTGCCTTTTTTTGGCAAGTATGTTGCGAAAATCGTAGGTTATCTTGCATCGGGAGATGCAACAAATACTGTTGTGGTGGTGCAATGTGCAAAGATCAAGCCTTTTAAAGGTATTGAAAAGTTTGATCTGGTGTCGAATGATCAAAATTTCGTTGCGCatattattttcctttattctaattttttttacaggTAAGACAAGTCTCCAAAATGTTTATGGGGCTACAAAGGTTCTTTTTAATCCTCGCATACAAGAAGCTGCCACTCTCCGAGCTCGGTGAGttttattctaattttttaaaCCTCTTTCATTTTTTCTATTCATAACAAACTATGAAATCAGCTATCTTCCAGGTTCTTGGAATCAAATGATATTGCTGCACAAGTGATTAGCCCGCTGCAGGACTCGGCAGAAAAATCTACCCCTGAAGATGATTTCCTAAAACTTAGTGATGGGAAAACCATTGAGCAACTCAAAGATTTTGCTGAGGTATACTTTTGACTTTACAAttcaataataatttatattccATTCATTTTTAGTTACAACATATATTACACGTTTTGATTTACACATTTAATTTAGCAGAAGTCCTATTGTGTTGTTCTTGGTACGATTAAGTATATCGCAGAGGGTATGGATTGGTATTACCCTGCTTGCAAATGTAGCAAGAAGATGAATTAATTATTTAGAcacaattattaatatttaattttctgcaatctTTCATTCCTTTTAATTATTTGTGGTTCATAGTAgacaaattaattattattctttACATATTtaagtattattttttattttagaataaataTAGAAAACGAAATGATGACCTAGATCAGATTCAAATTGGGAATTTAGTTAatgtattatgttttttttcccaTTAATTTAAAAAACGAAAATGATTTATTATTCCTTGCCTAATTCTGCTTTAAATATTGGGAAAAACTTTGGGCATTAATGTTTGATTGATTCCAACCCATAAAAAAAGGATTTGGTTAATCAATGtgataaattgataaataatCAGTATTACCTTAATGATGTacaaattttcgtttttttatatatttataaaaaactgtattaacacattttttttccaaaatccaATCTCTCTATTATTTCTTTcaggttaaaaaaaaatctggaaCAAATCTATTTTAGAGCTTCACTAAGGAAACCCATTTATgtgtcaatttttttaaaaaaatgttttatctATGAGTATCACGTTAAAAATACtaccattttttaaaaatattgcaAATTTGATTACAAAATTTTGGTAAGTATGATTAGAAGGAAAAAATTGCACTTGATTAAAtgcattttctttctaatattggaaaaaaaatctcaatatttatcatttaatataaatttcttatttaatttaatttccgtatttcatttaattttcttattttagttaatagtgtagattttaacccaacactcaatattttttaaaaaaaaatattaagtaaaatattGAGTGTATATTCGTAATCATTAATATATTATTCCCAAATTAATCACTTCATGAACCCATAGCTGCTattaattttcagttttaatttcgtAAAAAAAAATCCGTGATATTCCATACacttttaaatgaatttaagaggattaattatttattatgagTAGCATCATTCTCTCCATTATCAAAGATTTTTCAAACTTATAGAAATATGAAAGCATTAAAtgacttttaaaataaattaataccaGAAGATTCATACctctttttaaattatttaaaatggaAGTAACTACAATTATGGACGGAAAATTATAgcatcttaataatatataaagctcatccaccaaagtgggccacattgttatttaatttccacATGTTTTCATTTAATTGGCTGTTATtattgaatttccaaatgtcCTAATCTTATTAGTCCAC
This portion of the Lotus japonicus ecotype B-129 chromosome 3, LjGifu_v1.2 genome encodes:
- the LOC130743641 gene encoding uncharacterized protein LOC130743641 — its product is MAIDDVATLDASKENWTIVAKGHKIHASVRKTLIYRFQSLLSEGRVYHISFFGVGESGRDFRPTSHPWKINFDIHTSVRLVPNKAINLSPYSFVPLSDIISKDLDTSFLIGIGLNVPFFGKYVAKIVGYLASGDATNTVVVVQCAKIKPFKGKTSLQNVYGATKVLFNPRIQEAATLRARFLESNDIAAQVISPLQDSAEKSTPEDDFLKLSDGKTIEQLKDFAEVYF